In the Blautia coccoides genome, TGCAAGCTCTGCGAGCTGAGCATCAGTCATCTCCTTCGTTGGACGATGATCCAGTAGAAATTTCAGATATTCGTAAATGTTCAGGGCGTGTGCCTTTGCCATTTCAACCATTGTATAGACTACAGCACTGGCATTGGCTCCTTCTACAGAATCACTGAACAGCCAGTTTTTACGGCCAACTGCAAACGGACGGATCGCGTTCTCGCTGAGATTGTTTGTGAAACTACAGCGACCATCCTCCAGATAGGTCTCCGCTGTTTCCCGCCGGTTAAGGACATAATTCACCGCTTTATCCATGCGGGTATTTCGGACTGGCTTTTGCTGCTCAATCCACGACCAGAAAGCCTCCAGAACAGGTTTTTCCTTCTCGAGACGCAGCTGCTTACGTTTTTCATAATCACCGGGATATTTTTTGTTAATGGAATCTTCTATGGCAAACAGGCGGTTACAGTACTGGACTCCCTGTACTGCTGGCTGGCTGTAATCATACTGTTTCCCTTTGGGAACGGCGTCGATAAAGTACCGGCGGATGTGTGCCCAACAGGAACATCGTTTGATATCCGGCAGGCTGTTGTAGCCCTGGTAACCATCCGTTTCCAGATATCCGTGATAGCCTTCCAGAAACTCCTTTGCATAGCTGCCACTCCTGGTTGGAGAATAGCCATATAAGATAATGGCGGAAAGACCATCTTCGCCGCTGCGGAACAGCCACATGAAGGATTGCGTCTGTGCCCGGCGATCTTCTTCCTTCAATACCTGGACTCTAGTCTCATCTGCCATTGCAAAACTGCGCTTCAGCAGTTCCCTGTGGAAGTAATCATACATTGGCTGAAAGTAATTCCTGGAGCAATAGATAATCCAGTTGGCCAGTGTCGTCCTGCTGAACTGGGCACCATACTGTCTCCAGTCTTTCTCCTGACGGTAAAGGGGAAGTCCATTGGCGTATTTCTGATACATCGTCCATGCAACGGTGGATGCGGTCGCTGGGCCTTTTCCTACCAGGGCCTGCGGAACCTGAGACTTTACGATCACAGGTTTTTCTGTGTCTCCCAATCCTTCCTTACAGCACGGACATCCATAACTCTGGCTGTA is a window encoding:
- the tnpC gene encoding IS66 family transposase yields the protein MASSAKDIQLRELKDTITQLKTMISEQTELIRSLRLVIDEKTSHEKALQEQVDYLTKKLFGSSSERRTDDIPGQQHLFDEAEVEQDLSLLEEETVIREHTRKKKSTHEDLFKGLKVEKVVIPLPEEDQVCPVCGTQMVLIGEEYVRRELEFIPATCKVIEYYSQSYGCPCCKEGLGDTEKPVIVKSQVPQALVGKGPATASTVAWTMYQKYANGLPLYRQEKDWRQYGAQFSRTTLANWIIYCSRNYFQPMYDYFHRELLKRSFAMADETRVQVLKEEDRRAQTQSFMWLFRSGEDGLSAIILYGYSPTRSGSYAKEFLEGYHGYLETDGYQGYNSLPDIKRCSCWAHIRRYFIDAVPKGKQYDYSQPAVQGVQYCNRLFAIEDSINKKYPGDYEKRKQLRLEKEKPVLEAFWSWIEQQKPVRNTRMDKAVNYVLNRRETAETYLEDGRCSFTNNLSENAIRPFAVGRKNWLFSDSVEGANASAVVYTMVEMAKAHALNIYEYLKFLLDHRPTKEMTDAQLAELAPWSEKLQSIKNRM